The Xanthomonas indica genome has a segment encoding these proteins:
- a CDS encoding TRAP transporter substrate-binding protein: protein MITRRRFLGAGITAAAAASVPLGALAQRGDTRLLTATDVHVADYPTVEAVRWFGQTLEQQTGGRLRLRQYHSGQLGREAEAIDMARFGAIDITRVYSGALNNTFPLTQALCLPYVFDSVAHLRRAIDGHVGDSILRSFEQRDLVGLAIYDSGARCFYNTKHPLRQPKDLHGLKLRVANSDIFLKLMRMLGANPTPMSLGETFSAMETHMIDGAENNMRSFQSSRHFEAAHYWSQSDHSYAPDVLVMSRRSFQALTPDERALVLETARQSVTVMRRLWDASEAQARQQVIDYGVAVNEVDMPAFRKAAAPLLAEYRQQPDIEALYRRIRDFA, encoded by the coding sequence ATGATCACTCGTAGACGATTCCTCGGTGCAGGCATCACCGCCGCGGCGGCGGCCAGCGTGCCGCTGGGTGCGCTGGCGCAGCGCGGCGATACCCGCCTGCTCACCGCCACCGACGTGCACGTGGCCGACTACCCCACCGTGGAGGCGGTGCGCTGGTTCGGGCAGACCCTGGAGCAGCAGACCGGCGGCCGCCTGCGCCTGCGCCAGTACCACTCCGGCCAACTCGGCCGCGAGGCGGAGGCGATCGACATGGCGCGCTTCGGCGCCATCGACATCACCCGCGTCTACTCCGGCGCGTTGAACAACACCTTCCCGCTGACCCAGGCGCTGTGCCTGCCGTACGTGTTCGACTCGGTGGCGCACCTGCGCCGCGCGATCGACGGCCACGTCGGCGACAGCATCCTGCGCAGCTTCGAACAGCGCGACCTGGTCGGGCTGGCGATCTACGACTCCGGCGCGCGCTGCTTCTACAACACCAAGCATCCGCTGCGGCAGCCCAAGGACCTGCACGGGCTCAAGCTGCGCGTGGCGAACTCGGACATCTTCCTCAAGCTGATGCGCATGCTCGGCGCCAACCCGACGCCGATGTCGCTGGGCGAGACCTTCTCGGCGATGGAAACGCACATGATCGACGGCGCCGAAAACAACATGCGCAGCTTCCAGTCCAGCCGCCACTTCGAGGCCGCGCACTACTGGTCGCAGAGCGATCACTCCTATGCGCCGGACGTGCTGGTGATGTCACGGCGCAGCTTCCAGGCGCTGACGCCGGACGAGCGCGCGCTGGTGCTGGAGACCGCACGGCAGTCGGTGACGGTGATGCGCCGGCTGTGGGACGCCTCCGAGGCGCAGGCGCGGCAGCAGGTGATCGACTACGGCGTGGCCGTCAACGAGGTCGACATGCCGGCCTTCCGCAAGGCCGCCGCGCCGCTGCTGGCCGAGTACCGGCAGCAGCCGGACATCGAAGCCCTCTACCGCCGCATTCGTGACTTCGCCTGA
- a CDS encoding 2-keto-4-pentenoate hydratase: MPLSLPSGPSQTPPPALADIAARFVQARRQGRALPDFPGVIPDDLETAYRVQDLAIAQWPDRVVGWKVGYIAPERRDHSGDERLLGPIFAAALWNATGGTADIPVFDGGFGAVEAEYVLRLDADVPADQLHWTPQQAAQVPATLFVGVEVASSPLATINQLGPRVVISDFGNNNGLLLGPQVPNWTALDETALRAETWIEGQCVGTGGATLLPGGLRAAFAFALARSARRGRPLRRGELIATGNATGIHDIAIGQQATIRFDGYGELHCRAVAA; this comes from the coding sequence ATGCCCTTGAGCCTTCCTTCCGGCCCGTCGCAGACGCCACCGCCCGCGTTGGCCGATATCGCGGCCCGCTTCGTCCAGGCCCGCCGCCAGGGGCGTGCACTGCCCGATTTCCCCGGCGTCATCCCGGACGATCTGGAGACCGCCTATCGCGTGCAGGACCTGGCGATCGCGCAATGGCCGGATCGTGTGGTCGGCTGGAAGGTCGGCTACATCGCCCCCGAGCGCCGCGACCATTCCGGGGACGAGCGCCTGCTGGGCCCGATCTTCGCTGCTGCGCTATGGAATGCTACCGGTGGAACAGCCGACATCCCGGTGTTCGACGGCGGCTTCGGCGCGGTCGAGGCCGAGTACGTGCTGCGCCTGGACGCGGATGTCCCCGCCGACCAGTTGCACTGGACTCCGCAGCAGGCTGCCCAGGTGCCGGCGACGTTGTTCGTCGGGGTCGAGGTGGCGAGCAGCCCGCTGGCCACGATCAACCAGTTGGGTCCGCGCGTGGTGATCTCCGATTTCGGCAACAACAACGGCCTGCTGCTGGGCCCCCAGGTGCCCAACTGGACCGCGCTGGACGAAACCGCGCTGCGCGCCGAGACCTGGATCGAAGGGCAATGCGTGGGCACCGGCGGCGCCACGCTGCTGCCAGGCGGGCTGCGCGCGGCGTTCGCGTTCGCGCTGGCGCGCTCGGCCAGGCGCGGGCGGCCGCTGCGCCGCGGCGAGCTGATCGCCACCGGCAATGCCACCGGCATCCACGACATCGCCATCGGCCAGCAGGCGACGATCCGCTTCGATGGCTACGGCGAACTTCATTGCAGGGCGGTCGCGGCCTAG
- a CDS encoding TRAP transporter small permease, with protein MTDHDLALPVSPLQRLLDRIANLAIGIAAAALLGLVVVQGWQVFTRYVLNDSPSWTEPVTLLLLSTAMSLGAAAGVHTRRHFGFFLLAETLHATLRRVIDLLRPLLVAAIGAVIAWWGAVLLLDGLDIKMAGARMPQSINYLPLSIGGALMSVFALYQAWRVLRPGTTVGRN; from the coding sequence ATGACCGACCACGACCTCGCCCTCCCGGTGTCGCCGCTGCAGCGGCTGCTGGACCGCATCGCCAACCTCGCCATCGGCATCGCCGCCGCGGCCCTGCTCGGGCTGGTGGTGGTGCAGGGCTGGCAGGTGTTCACCCGCTACGTGCTCAACGACTCGCCGAGCTGGACCGAGCCGGTGACGCTGCTGCTGCTGAGCACGGCGATGAGCCTGGGCGCCGCCGCCGGCGTGCACACCCGCCGCCACTTCGGCTTCTTCCTGCTGGCCGAGACGCTGCACGCCACCCTGCGCCGGGTCATCGACCTGCTGCGCCCGCTGCTGGTGGCCGCGATCGGCGCGGTGATCGCATGGTGGGGCGCGGTGCTGCTGCTGGACGGGCTGGACATCAAGATGGCCGGCGCGCGGATGCCGCAGAGCATCAACTACCTGCCGCTGTCGATCGGCGGCGCGCTGATGAGCGTGTTCGCGCTGTACCAGGCCTGGCGGGTGCTGCGCCCGGGCACCACCGTGGGGAGGAACTGA
- a CDS encoding TRAP transporter large permease produces the protein MAIAILLGLFVVLLLIGVPVAYALGAAALATLLYLDLPAVVLVQQISAGSGSASLIAIPLFIFAGELMLRGGISDRLIALASSLVGRMRGGLGQVSVLSSLFFGGVSGSAIADVSAVGGTMIPQMINRGYDRDYAVNVSMTAALVALLVPPSHNLILFSAAAGGGLSIADLFAAGIVPALLMTAAMMLTGYAVARSRGYGTEAFPGWRAVALRLVGALPGLGLVALIFVGIRAGIFTAVESAAIAVVYALLVTALLYRQLRWAEFFAAVTHAARTTGVILFVIATAAVFGWLLAYLQVPAAAVHFLQSIAHSQHTVLLMIVVMLLLLGMFMDLAPKILICTPIFLPVAKAYGIDPIHFGLVMVLAGGIGLITPPVGSVLFIGTSIGQITVAQSMRTIWPFWLAALCVLLIVAFFPELSLWLPRALRA, from the coding sequence ATGGCCATCGCCATCCTGTTGGGATTGTTCGTGGTGTTGCTGCTGATCGGCGTGCCGGTGGCGTACGCGCTGGGCGCGGCGGCGCTGGCCACGCTGCTGTATCTGGACCTGCCTGCGGTGGTGCTGGTGCAGCAGATCTCCGCCGGCAGTGGTTCGGCATCGTTGATCGCGATCCCGTTGTTCATCTTCGCCGGCGAACTGATGCTGCGCGGCGGCATCTCCGACCGCCTGATCGCGCTGGCGTCGTCGCTGGTCGGGCGCATGCGCGGTGGCCTGGGTCAGGTCAGCGTGCTGTCCTCGCTGTTCTTCGGCGGCGTGTCCGGCTCGGCCATCGCCGACGTCTCGGCGGTCGGCGGCACCATGATTCCGCAGATGATCAACCGCGGCTACGACCGCGACTACGCGGTCAACGTCAGCATGACCGCGGCGCTGGTGGCGCTGCTGGTGCCGCCCTCGCACAACCTGATCCTGTTCTCGGCAGCGGCCGGCGGTGGCCTGTCGATCGCCGACCTGTTCGCCGCCGGCATCGTCCCGGCGCTGCTGATGACCGCGGCAATGATGCTCACCGGCTACGCGGTGGCGCGCTCGCGCGGCTACGGCACCGAGGCGTTCCCGGGCTGGCGCGCGGTGGCGCTGCGCCTGGTCGGCGCGTTGCCGGGCCTGGGCCTGGTCGCGCTGATCTTCGTCGGCATCCGCGCCGGCATCTTCACCGCGGTGGAGAGCGCGGCGATCGCGGTGGTGTACGCGTTGCTGGTGACCGCGCTGCTGTACCGGCAGTTGCGCTGGGCCGAGTTCTTCGCCGCGGTGACGCATGCCGCGCGCACCACCGGGGTGATCCTGTTCGTGATCGCCACCGCGGCGGTGTTCGGCTGGCTGCTGGCCTACCTGCAGGTGCCGGCGGCGGCGGTGCATTTCCTGCAGTCCATCGCCCACAGCCAGCACACGGTGCTGCTGATGATCGTGGTGATGCTGCTGCTGCTGGGGATGTTCATGGACCTGGCGCCGAAGATCCTGATCTGCACGCCGATCTTCCTGCCGGTGGCCAAGGCCTACGGCATCGACCCGATCCATTTCGGCCTGGTGATGGTGCTGGCCGGCGGCATCGGCCTGATCACCCCGCCGGTGGGCTCGGTGCTGTTCATCGGCACCTCGATCGGGCAGATCACCGTGGCCCAGAGCATGCGCACCATCTGGCCGTTCTGGCTGGCGGCGCTGTGCGTGCTGCTGATCGTGGCGTTCTTCCCGGAGCTGTCGCTGTGGTTGCCGCGCGCGCTGCGCGCCTGA
- a CDS encoding GGDEF domain-containing protein — MHERYQEPHDTPPGEAYAAQLRKGFAALRFDPPLERAYRHYTAATLGFAQRVAASLGVLIALLLLAWDAVHFGWRGGGGLLGYAIAVRAATLLALLWVAAAIHRADTHGPGRAALLLLVGGTGLVLSSIGYPPQELRYAAAVMTLVIVAGFFPLGLALWQSVAVALLLCAISAAAGHLLLDGAARDAYLRLQWLLWTAVPVGAVGGYLREHSRREGFLQRRVRDDEALRDALTGLGDRRRFDEHLAVALAERGRLQRGLALILVELDGFAALKQRSGAGAADRAVLEVAEAMQCLLRPLDVAMRIGADRFALVLYDASGAHLRQVAPALRDMVEVMAIAQDAADAPALTVSVGALLAAPEDTPATLMQRAEALLDAARAVGNRVVLAEDTGW; from the coding sequence ATGCACGAGCGTTACCAGGAGCCACACGACACGCCGCCGGGCGAGGCCTACGCGGCGCAACTGCGCAAGGGATTCGCCGCGCTGCGTTTCGATCCTCCGCTGGAACGGGCGTACCGCCACTACACCGCCGCCACGCTGGGCTTCGCGCAGCGCGTGGCGGCCTCGCTGGGCGTATTGATCGCGCTGCTGCTGCTGGCTTGGGATGCGGTGCATTTCGGCTGGCGCGGCGGCGGCGGCCTGCTCGGCTATGCGATCGCGGTGCGCGCGGCGACCCTGCTGGCACTGCTGTGGGTGGCGGCCGCGATCCACCGCGCCGACACGCACGGCCCCGGCCGCGCCGCGTTGCTGTTGCTGGTCGGCGGCACCGGGCTGGTGCTGTCGAGCATCGGTTACCCGCCGCAGGAGCTGCGCTATGCGGCGGCGGTGATGACCCTGGTGATCGTGGCCGGGTTCTTTCCGCTGGGCCTGGCGCTGTGGCAGAGCGTGGCGGTGGCGCTGCTGTTGTGCGCGATCAGCGCCGCCGCCGGCCACCTGTTGCTGGACGGCGCAGCACGCGACGCTTATCTGCGCCTGCAATGGCTGCTGTGGACGGCCGTGCCGGTCGGTGCGGTCGGCGGCTACCTGCGCGAACACTCGCGCCGCGAAGGTTTCCTGCAGCGGCGGGTGCGCGACGACGAGGCCTTGCGCGACGCGCTCACCGGCCTGGGCGACCGCCGCCGCTTCGACGAACACCTGGCGGTGGCGCTGGCCGAACGCGGGCGCCTGCAGCGCGGCCTGGCGCTGATCCTGGTCGAACTCGACGGCTTCGCCGCGCTGAAGCAGCGCAGCGGCGCCGGGGCCGCCGACCGTGCGGTGCTGGAGGTGGCCGAGGCCATGCAATGCCTGCTGCGGCCGCTGGACGTGGCCATGCGCATCGGGGCCGATCGTTTCGCGCTGGTGCTGTACGACGCCAGCGGCGCGCACCTGCGGCAGGTGGCGCCGGCGCTACGCGACATGGTCGAGGTGATGGCGATCGCGCAGGACGCGGCGGACGCGCCGGCGCTGACGGTCAGCGTCGGTGCGCTGCTGGCCGCGCCGGAGGACACACCGGCCACGCTGATGCAGCGCGCCGAGGCGCTGCTGGACGCCGCGCGCGCCGTCGGCAACCGCGTGGTGCTGGCCGAGGACACCGGCTGGTAG
- a CDS encoding MEKHLA domain-containing protein, with the protein MPPSAPQTTLLARIDDCYRALSGHGLYCPDAIADRYHWLHAQAPYAILAHDASADPVFFYANRCALRCFKYSEDEMLALPSRLSAAPANRAERQRLLDAVAQRGIADGYSGQRVDKQGNRFVIHDGEVWQLGFGSSAGWGQAALFWPSPRHTVVLA; encoded by the coding sequence ATGCCGCCTTCCGCACCGCAGACGACCCTGCTCGCGCGCATCGACGATTGCTACCGCGCACTCAGCGGTCACGGCCTGTATTGCCCCGACGCCATCGCCGACCGCTACCACTGGCTGCATGCGCAGGCGCCGTACGCCATCCTGGCGCATGACGCCAGCGCCGACCCGGTGTTCTTCTACGCCAATCGCTGCGCCTTGCGCTGCTTCAAGTACAGCGAGGACGAGATGCTCGCACTCCCCTCGCGGCTGAGTGCAGCCCCGGCCAACCGCGCCGAACGGCAGCGGCTGCTCGATGCGGTCGCCCAGCGCGGCATTGCCGATGGCTACAGCGGGCAGCGGGTGGACAAGCAGGGCAACCGCTTCGTGATCCACGATGGTGAAGTCTGGCAGTTGGGCTTCGGCAGCAGCGCCGGGTGGGGCCAGGCCGCGCTGTTCTGGCCCAGCCCTCGGCATACGGTGGTGCTGGCGTAG
- a CDS encoding LacI family DNA-binding transcriptional regulator codes for MAPNKPRPADAPASAHGKAATINDIARLSGVSKKTVSRIINNSPLVRKDTREKVEALMREVGYAPDPLARGLAFRRSFLIGMVYDNPTAQYIVDMQYGALDALRGSSFELVVHPCDSRSPGYIEGVRRFVQQQKLHGVILVPRASEDQALADMLAGIGVRYTRIASLPLDDTSQMVVTHDRDGAAEAADYLLSLGHRDIALITGPSAYRSAHERTAGFIDALTRRGIELPPARIVEAGYTFESGVAAAEKLLLGKQRPSAIFTGNDEMAAGVYKVALRANINIPRQLSIIGYDDSPLASRLWPSLTSVRRHTRDTGRTAAAMLIQPEGTPSLAVASVRPHLIVRDSCQPPED; via the coding sequence ATGGCGCCGAACAAGCCCCGCCCCGCCGATGCTCCCGCTTCCGCTCACGGCAAGGCCGCGACGATCAACGACATCGCGCGCCTGTCCGGGGTGTCGAAGAAGACCGTGTCGCGGATCATCAACAACTCACCGCTGGTGCGCAAAGACACCCGCGAGAAGGTCGAGGCGCTGATGCGCGAGGTCGGCTACGCGCCGGACCCGCTGGCGCGCGGGCTGGCGTTCCGCCGCTCGTTCCTGATCGGCATGGTCTACGACAATCCCACCGCGCAGTACATCGTGGACATGCAGTACGGCGCGCTGGACGCGCTGCGCGGCTCCAGCTTCGAGCTGGTGGTGCATCCCTGCGACAGCCGCAGCCCCGGCTACATCGAGGGCGTGCGCCGCTTCGTGCAGCAGCAGAAGCTGCACGGGGTGATCCTGGTGCCGCGCGCCTCGGAGGACCAGGCGCTGGCCGACATGCTCGCCGGGATCGGCGTGCGCTACACCCGCATCGCCTCGCTGCCGCTGGACGACACCTCGCAGATGGTGGTCACCCACGACCGCGACGGCGCCGCCGAGGCCGCCGACTACTTGCTGTCGCTGGGCCACCGCGATATCGCCCTGATCACCGGCCCCAGCGCCTACCGCTCCGCGCACGAGCGCACCGCCGGCTTCATCGACGCGCTGACCCGGCGCGGCATCGAGCTGCCGCCGGCGCGCATCGTCGAGGCCGGCTACACCTTCGAATCGGGCGTGGCCGCGGCGGAAAAGCTGCTGCTGGGCAAGCAGCGGCCCAGCGCGATCTTCACCGGCAACGACGAAATGGCCGCCGGCGTGTACAAGGTCGCCCTGCGCGCCAACATCAACATCCCGCGCCAGCTGTCGATCATCGGCTACGACGACAGCCCGCTGGCCTCGCGGCTGTGGCCCTCGCTGACCTCGGTGCGCCGGCATACCCGCGACACCGGCCGCACCGCCGCGGCGATGCTGATCCAGCCCGAGGGCACGCCGTCGCTGGCGGTGGCCAGCGTGCGCCCGCACCTGATCGTGCGCGACTCCTGCCAGCCGCCGGAGGATTGA
- a CDS encoding alpha/beta hydrolase: MLAALGLLLGALGTAAAAERPASESAAELAARLPLWPGPAPGSTAGPEQAHLVERSDDPALPDRALSGRYQPYLVVYRPKHPNGSALLVAPGGGYARIVLDKEGTALVPIFAEQAGITLFVLRYRLPDAAVDGAAARDQPLADAQRALRLIRAHAADYGVDPQRIGAIGFSAGGHVAASLGTLYDDPVYPARDAIDRVSARPDFLLLLYPVIDMGSGTAAHTGSRLRLLGRHPDAATMAAYSLQNRVHAGMPPTFLVQAQDDPVVSVENSLLFYQALRQAGIPAELHLFAHGGHGFGVRGIAGLPVAAWPQLALSWMRNVQDDPRARAPIPPPAGGK, from the coding sequence GTGCTGGCGGCGCTGGGCCTGTTGCTGGGCGCCCTCGGCACGGCCGCGGCGGCCGAGCGGCCGGCCAGCGAGAGCGCCGCCGAGCTGGCGGCGCGGCTGCCGCTGTGGCCCGGTCCGGCGCCGGGGTCGACGGCCGGGCCCGAGCAAGCGCACCTGGTCGAGCGCAGCGACGACCCTGCCCTGCCCGACCGCGCGCTCAGCGGCCGCTACCAGCCCTACCTGGTGGTGTACCGGCCGAAGCACCCGAACGGCAGCGCGCTGCTGGTGGCGCCCGGCGGCGGTTACGCGCGCATCGTGCTGGACAAGGAAGGGACGGCCCTGGTGCCGATCTTCGCCGAACAAGCCGGTATCACCCTGTTCGTGCTGCGCTACCGGCTGCCCGACGCGGCCGTCGACGGCGCCGCGGCGCGCGACCAGCCGCTGGCCGACGCGCAGCGCGCGCTGCGCCTGATCCGCGCGCATGCCGCGGACTACGGCGTGGACCCGCAGCGCATCGGCGCGATCGGCTTCTCCGCCGGCGGCCACGTCGCCGCCAGCCTCGGCACCCTCTACGACGACCCGGTGTATCCGGCCCGCGATGCGATCGACCGGGTCAGCGCGCGACCGGACTTCCTGCTGCTGCTGTACCCGGTCATCGACATGGGCAGCGGCACCGCGGCGCACACCGGCTCGCGGCTGCGGCTGCTCGGCCGCCACCCGGATGCGGCGACCATGGCCGCCTACTCGCTGCAGAACCGCGTGCACGCCGGCATGCCGCCCACCTTCCTGGTGCAGGCGCAGGACGACCCGGTGGTATCGGTGGAGAACAGCCTGCTGTTCTACCAGGCGCTGCGCCAGGCGGGGATACCGGCCGAGCTGCACCTGTTCGCGCACGGCGGCCATGGCTTCGGTGTCCGTGGCATCGCCGGCCTGCCGGTGGCGGCCTGGCCGCAACTGGCGTTGAGCTGGATGCGTAACGTGCAGGACGATCCGCGTGCCCGCGCGCCGATCCCGCCGCCGGCGGGCGGGAAGTGA
- a CDS encoding carboxylesterase family protein — translation MTVRPRLPGAHTAASAAAAPADHGRRRFLRDGALGALALSGALPGIATAAAPTPAAPLARTRSGRIRGVRDQGVCVFKGIPYGADTAPRRFQPALQERPWHGVRDCSAYAASAPQRGSEPVSEDCLFLNVWTPGLRDGARRPILVYIHGGAYNNGSGSDPLYDGVRLCQRGDVVVVSVNHRLNAFGYLYLAPFGGPAYAASGNVGQLDLVQALHWVRAHAAEFGGDAGNVTVFGQSGGGAKIATLMAMPAAQGLFHRAWTMSGQQVTAAGPRAASQRAQLLLQALQLAPSQLDALRTLPLQRVLEATRTPDPSRAERTALYLGPVLDAQVLHRHPFWPDAPPQSARIPMVIGNTRDETRAFLGHDPANFALSWDALPDKLAQEQFVDLSPQVVIAEYRRLYPHYTPSEVFFAATTAGRSWRGAVEEAEARARQGAPTWVYQLDWGSPLDGGKFGAFHTLDIPLVFDNIRQPGSRAGDGADAQRMADAMSAALLAFARHGDPNHAGLPRWEPYSLAQRETLLFDTDSRLAHDPRGGERRLYAQVPFVQRGTF, via the coding sequence ATGACCGTCCGCCCTCGCCTGCCCGGCGCGCACACCGCCGCCTCCGCCGCTGCCGCCCCCGCCGACCACGGCCGGCGCCGCTTCCTGCGCGACGGCGCACTCGGCGCGCTGGCCTTGAGCGGCGCGCTGCCCGGTATCGCGACCGCGGCGGCGCCGACGCCAGCGGCGCCGCTGGCGCGCACCCGCAGCGGCCGCATCCGTGGCGTGCGCGACCAGGGCGTGTGCGTGTTCAAGGGCATCCCCTACGGCGCCGACACCGCGCCGCGGCGCTTCCAGCCGGCGCTGCAGGAACGGCCCTGGCACGGCGTACGCGACTGCAGCGCCTATGCCGCCTCGGCGCCGCAGCGAGGATCCGAGCCGGTCAGCGAGGACTGCCTGTTCCTCAACGTGTGGACCCCCGGCTTGCGCGATGGCGCGCGGCGCCCGATCCTGGTCTACATCCACGGCGGCGCCTACAACAACGGCTCCGGCAGCGACCCGCTGTACGACGGCGTGCGCCTGTGCCAACGCGGCGACGTGGTGGTGGTCAGCGTCAATCACCGCCTCAACGCCTTCGGTTATCTGTATCTGGCGCCGTTCGGCGGCCCCGCCTATGCCGCCTCGGGCAACGTCGGCCAACTCGACCTGGTGCAGGCGCTGCACTGGGTGCGCGCGCACGCGGCCGAGTTCGGCGGCGATGCCGGCAACGTCACCGTGTTCGGCCAGTCCGGCGGCGGCGCCAAGATCGCCACATTGATGGCGATGCCGGCCGCGCAGGGCCTGTTTCACCGCGCCTGGACCATGAGCGGGCAGCAAGTCACCGCCGCCGGGCCGCGAGCGGCCAGCCAGCGCGCGCAGTTGCTGCTGCAGGCCCTGCAGTTGGCGCCATCGCAACTGGACGCGCTGCGCACGCTGCCGCTGCAGCGCGTGCTCGAGGCCACGCGCACGCCCGATCCCTCGCGCGCCGAGCGCACCGCGCTGTACCTGGGCCCGGTGCTGGATGCACAGGTGCTGCACCGGCATCCGTTCTGGCCGGACGCGCCGCCGCAATCGGCGCGCATCCCGATGGTGATCGGCAACACCCGCGACGAGACGCGTGCCTTCCTCGGCCACGATCCGGCCAACTTCGCGCTGAGCTGGGACGCCTTGCCGGACAAGCTGGCGCAGGAGCAGTTCGTGGACCTGTCGCCGCAGGTGGTGATTGCCGAGTACCGGCGGCTGTATCCGCACTACACGCCGAGCGAGGTGTTCTTTGCCGCCACCACCGCCGGCCGCTCCTGGCGCGGCGCGGTGGAGGAAGCCGAGGCGCGCGCGCGGCAGGGCGCGCCGACCTGGGTCTACCAGCTCGACTGGGGCTCGCCGCTGGACGGCGGCAAGTTCGGCGCTTTCCACACCCTGGACATCCCGCTGGTGTTCGACAACATCCGCCAGCCCGGATCGCGCGCCGGCGACGGCGCCGACGCGCAGCGCATGGCCGATGCGATGAGCGCCGCGCTGCTGGCCTTCGCCCGCCACGGCGATCCCAACCACGCCGGCCTGCCGCGCTGGGAGCCGTATTCGTTGGCCCAGCGCGAGACCCTGCTGTTCGACACCGACAGCCGCCTGGCGCACGACCCGCGCGGCGGCGAGCGCCGGCTCTACGCGCAGGTGCCGTTCGTGCAGCGCGGAACGTTCTGA